One Lacticaseibacillus rhamnosus genomic window carries:
- a CDS encoding PTS galactitol transporter subunit IIC, with product MQIIQAIVNLGAAVMMPIIFFVVGVVFRLSIGKSFKAGMLVGIGFTGVSMVINLLLTNLGPASKAMVARMGLHLTVVDTGWPTASTIGWGTPIMPIIVIGFLVINAVMLVLNLTKTVDIDIFNYWIFLLLAAVVYAASHSFWVAALTTWIIFALTLIVADLTAPWIERQYKSLNLKGISFPHLTCLAWVPFGIATNWVIERIPGLKKIDMQPEKIQKRFGVFGEPLTLGFILGIAIALMAGYDISKTLTLAINVAAAMVLLPKMIDILVEGLTMVRDHVEKQLKKWFPKRSFYIGMDTALLIGEPSVLATGLILIPIAIILAFILPGNKMLPFVDLASLMFLLALVTPFVKRNMFRMVIAGTLILICILYVGTSIAPEYTQSAISSKIPMGKGITSMSNIVGSATTWIGWVCVKIGSLF from the coding sequence ATGCAAATAATTCAGGCAATCGTTAATTTGGGTGCCGCAGTTATGATGCCGATTATCTTCTTCGTTGTTGGGGTAGTGTTCAGGCTCTCTATAGGAAAGTCATTTAAGGCCGGCATGTTGGTCGGTATTGGATTCACAGGAGTTAGTATGGTAATTAATCTTTTACTAACCAATCTTGGACCTGCTTCAAAAGCAATGGTTGCGCGGATGGGATTGCATCTTACCGTTGTCGATACAGGTTGGCCGACTGCTTCAACTATCGGATGGGGAACACCAATTATGCCGATTATCGTTATTGGGTTCCTGGTAATTAATGCGGTAATGCTAGTATTAAATCTGACCAAGACGGTTGATATTGATATCTTTAACTACTGGATCTTTCTTCTGCTTGCTGCCGTTGTATATGCCGCTTCGCATAGCTTTTGGGTCGCGGCATTGACAACATGGATTATCTTTGCTCTGACACTGATAGTCGCAGATTTGACAGCACCGTGGATAGAGCGACAGTATAAGTCATTAAATTTAAAAGGAATTTCATTTCCTCACCTAACATGCCTTGCTTGGGTACCATTTGGCATAGCAACCAACTGGGTGATTGAACGCATCCCCGGTCTCAAGAAGATAGACATGCAACCTGAGAAGATCCAGAAGCGTTTTGGGGTCTTTGGTGAGCCATTAACTTTAGGCTTTATTCTTGGGATAGCGATAGCGCTAATGGCGGGGTATGATATCTCTAAGACCCTGACTTTGGCTATTAATGTTGCAGCCGCTATGGTTCTATTACCAAAGATGATTGACATCTTAGTTGAGGGTTTGACCATGGTTCGTGATCATGTTGAAAAACAGCTAAAAAAGTGGTTTCCCAAACGGTCCTTCTATATTGGAATGGATACTGCGTTGCTTATCGGTGAGCCATCTGTACTTGCAACAGGTTTGATTCTCATTCCGATCGCAATTATCTTGGCCTTTATTTTGCCGGGCAATAAAATGTTACCATTTGTGGATCTAGCATCGTTAATGTTCTTGCTGGCACTGGTAACCCCATTTGTTAAACGGAACATGTTCCGGATGGTAATCGCGGGGACATTAATTTTAATTTGTATCCTTTACGTTGGAACCAGCATTGCACCCGAATATACTCAATCTGCAATTTCCTCAAAGATTCCGATGGGTAAGGGAATAACCAGTATGTCCAATATTGTTGGATCTGCAACCACCTGGATCGGATGGGTTTGTGTCAAAATAGGATCGTTGTTTTAA
- a CDS encoding ketose-bisphosphate aldolase, protein MLYNMVDLLSVAYKNNFAVGSYNVANSEFVEAIIHAAEAKNAPAIIQIHPNEINLVGDNFTAYVRQAVDRTRVPMAIHVDHGATLGDCVRGIHNGYTSVMIDASAKSWDDNVALTKQVVDVAHSVGVSVEAELGTIGSNELSTEGTGVNKILYTDPEDAKKFVSLTGVDTLAVAIGTRHGHYSHVEKPELRIDLLEKIHEAVDIPLVLHGGSDNKDEEIKKTYLHGVAKINLSTDMKTAFFSQLRKNLDENPGAYEPDQLMPSARKAAQEVVEYKMDLFNSTGKAELY, encoded by the coding sequence ATGCTTTATAACATGGTTGATTTACTAAGTGTTGCATATAAAAATAATTTTGCTGTTGGATCTTATAATGTCGCCAATAGTGAATTCGTAGAAGCGATTATTCACGCGGCGGAAGCTAAAAATGCGCCAGCTATTATTCAGATTCACCCCAACGAAATCAATTTGGTAGGTGACAATTTCACTGCGTATGTTAGACAAGCAGTTGATCGAACTCGTGTACCAATGGCCATTCATGTGGACCATGGTGCAACGTTGGGAGATTGCGTACGCGGCATTCATAACGGGTATACGTCAGTCATGATTGATGCATCGGCAAAGTCTTGGGATGACAATGTAGCACTCACTAAACAAGTTGTAGATGTGGCCCATAGTGTAGGTGTTTCTGTCGAAGCGGAGCTAGGGACAATCGGGTCTAACGAACTTTCGACAGAAGGGACCGGGGTCAACAAGATTCTCTACACCGATCCAGAGGATGCAAAGAAATTTGTGAGTTTGACTGGCGTTGACACGCTTGCTGTAGCTATTGGTACGCGGCACGGGCATTACAGTCATGTTGAAAAACCTGAACTGCGAATTGATTTGCTTGAGAAGATTCATGAGGCAGTTGACATTCCATTAGTCTTACACGGAGGCTCTGATAATAAAGATGAGGAGATTAAGAAGACGTATCTTCATGGTGTGGCTAAGATCAACCTGTCAACGGACATGAAAACTGCATTCTTTTCGCAATTACGCAAGAATTTGGATGAAAATCCTGGTGCTTATGAACCCGATCAGCTGATGCCATCAGCCAGAAAGGCGGCTCAAGAGGTAGTCGAATACAAAATGGATCTCTTTAATTCTACTGGTAAAGCTGAATTGTACTAG
- a CDS encoding SDR family NAD(P)-dependent oxidoreductase, translating to MDLGIKGKNAIITGGATGLGQQFVLGLAKEGANVAFTYMSEKEKPEQTVEKVHAINPSLKAVPVLTNLADETQIVNFFDTALQRLGSVDIVVNNAGIWLSGKVVDIPAKDWDLTMKVNLRAPFLLCQQFVRYALKTKRRGHIVNVTSQAAYYGSTTGHAHYAASKAGLIAFSISLAREVAKNGININNIAVGVMHTRMIQANLDKDPNYYVNRIPMGRVAEPSEIAELGIFLASEPASYMTGATVDVTGGMLMH from the coding sequence ATGGATTTAGGTATTAAAGGGAAGAACGCCATTATTACAGGAGGAGCAACTGGACTGGGTCAGCAATTTGTTCTCGGATTAGCAAAAGAAGGCGCTAATGTTGCTTTTACGTACATGAGTGAAAAAGAGAAGCCAGAGCAGACGGTTGAAAAGGTGCATGCAATTAATCCAAGTTTGAAAGCGGTACCTGTTTTAACAAATCTGGCCGACGAAACACAGATTGTTAATTTCTTCGATACAGCACTTCAAAGGCTTGGCAGCGTTGATATTGTCGTGAACAATGCGGGTATTTGGCTTTCAGGAAAAGTGGTGGACATTCCTGCTAAAGATTGGGACTTGACGATGAAAGTCAACCTTCGAGCTCCGTTCTTACTATGCCAGCAATTTGTTCGATATGCTCTGAAGACGAAGCGGAGAGGTCATATTGTCAATGTGACATCACAAGCGGCTTATTATGGATCAACAACTGGACATGCTCACTATGCGGCAAGTAAAGCTGGATTAATTGCTTTTTCAATTTCATTAGCTCGTGAAGTCGCAAAAAATGGAATTAATATCAATAATATCGCAGTCGGAGTGATGCATACGCGAATGATTCAAGCCAATCTTGATAAAGATCCTAATTACTATGTAAACCGTATTCCAATGGGACGTGTCGCGGAACCATCCGAAATCGCAGAGCTAGGAATCTTTCTTGCATCTGAGCCAGCCAGTTATATGACTGGGGCAACTGTTGATGTTACCGGTGGTATGTTAATGCATTAA
- a CDS encoding 2-hydroxyacid dehydrogenase, with amino-acid sequence MKAIAFGDNLIDVSMLKVGLTTLENAGIDVTIRDWSHESTAALQADNLKVEQHGPEAVNVDDSLLKDIDQFDLIITQFMPIGKKIIDRAKNLKYIGVLRGGIENVDAEYAKSKGIKVMNTAGRNARAVAEFTVGMILAETRNIARTHAAMEKDIWLKDFPNKDYIPELGGKTIGIAGFGHIGQLVGQFLKGFDANVIFYDKYVDEQKGFTKIDSLDELIKRSDVLTIHMRVTPETDHIINAKRIAELKPTAYFINTARAELVDEDALLTALEQGKISGAAVDTFNNEPLPPDSRFLKLKNITLTSHLAGSTADAFRNTPKLFAERFMASLQE; translated from the coding sequence ATGAAGGCAATCGCATTTGGTGATAATTTAATTGATGTTTCCATGTTAAAAGTTGGTCTTACTACTCTGGAAAATGCGGGGATTGATGTGACAATCCGAGATTGGTCTCACGAATCCACTGCTGCACTTCAAGCAGACAATCTGAAGGTTGAGCAGCATGGCCCGGAAGCAGTAAACGTTGACGATTCGCTTTTGAAAGATATTGATCAGTTTGATTTGATCATTACACAATTTATGCCAATCGGTAAAAAGATTATCGATCGTGCAAAAAACCTCAAATATATCGGAGTTTTACGTGGTGGTATTGAGAATGTTGATGCGGAATATGCTAAATCGAAAGGCATTAAAGTTATGAACACGGCTGGCCGCAATGCACGTGCTGTAGCCGAATTTACGGTAGGCATGATTCTTGCGGAGACACGTAACATTGCGCGAACTCACGCCGCAATGGAAAAAGATATTTGGTTAAAAGACTTTCCTAATAAAGATTACATTCCTGAATTGGGAGGTAAAACTATCGGTATTGCTGGTTTTGGGCACATTGGCCAGTTGGTTGGGCAGTTCTTGAAAGGCTTTGACGCAAATGTCATCTTTTACGACAAATATGTTGATGAACAGAAAGGATTTACAAAAATTGATTCTTTAGATGAATTGATTAAGCGGTCAGATGTGTTAACAATTCACATGCGGGTTACTCCTGAAACAGATCACATTATTAATGCAAAGCGCATCGCCGAGTTAAAACCTACCGCTTACTTTATTAATACAGCCCGCGCTGAGTTGGTAGATGAAGATGCCCTGCTGACCGCTCTTGAGCAGGGAAAGATAAGCGGTGCTGCAGTTGATACATTCAACAACGAGCCATTGCCTCCAGACAGCCGCTTTTTGAAGCTAAAGAATATTACTTTGACTTCACATTTAGCAGGAAGTACTGCTGACGCTTTTCGTAATACGCCTAAACTCTTTGCTGAGAGATTTATGGCGTCATTGCAAGAGTAG
- a CDS encoding alcohol dehydrogenase catalytic domain-containing protein — MESTALRIYGKKDLRIDTFDLPEMKDDEILATVVSDTMCMSSWKLAMEGEDHKKTPDDLAHNPAVLGHEFSGKILKVGKKWQSKFHAGQNYVIQPNLARQNTPFVPGYSYPYIGGDATKIIIPDEVMTMGCLIPFEGDAYYEGSLCEPVSCVIAAFRAQYHVNFHSYQPTTGIKEGGNMLIMGGTGPMGLLAIDYALHGPKKPSTLVVTDVNQAKLDRAKKLYPSDWVDIKFVNVNNLSLDEQKEVLLDAVDGNGYDDAFLMISVAPLATLADSLLNPDGCLNQFAGPMKKDFSASVNFYNIHYNFTHFVGTSGGDADNEAEAAKLIAEKKLDVSKVITHVMGLNDAAETTMNQPEIGGGKKLVYSGKKFDRIELAKVDPTTDLGKILAKHDGLWSKEAEDWILTNEPDYDA, encoded by the coding sequence ATGGAAAGTACAGCATTACGAATTTATGGTAAGAAGGATCTCCGAATTGACACTTTTGACCTTCCCGAAATGAAGGACGATGAGATCCTCGCGACTGTCGTGAGCGATACAATGTGTATGTCATCATGGAAGCTTGCGATGGAAGGTGAAGATCACAAAAAGACCCCTGATGATTTAGCGCATAATCCAGCAGTTCTAGGCCACGAGTTTTCTGGAAAAATCTTAAAAGTGGGCAAAAAGTGGCAGTCAAAGTTCCACGCTGGCCAAAATTACGTAATCCAGCCAAATTTGGCTCGTCAAAACACGCCTTTTGTACCAGGTTATTCATATCCATATATCGGCGGTGATGCAACAAAGATTATTATTCCTGATGAAGTGATGACAATGGGGTGCTTAATTCCATTCGAAGGCGATGCATATTATGAAGGTTCGTTGTGTGAACCGGTAAGTTGTGTTATTGCCGCATTTCGAGCACAATACCATGTCAACTTCCACTCATACCAACCAACAACAGGTATCAAAGAAGGTGGCAACATGTTAATCATGGGCGGGACAGGCCCAATGGGACTACTTGCCATTGACTACGCACTACATGGTCCAAAAAAGCCGTCGACGCTTGTTGTAACCGATGTCAATCAGGCCAAACTGGATCGTGCTAAAAAACTTTATCCATCTGACTGGGTAGATATCAAGTTTGTCAACGTCAACAACTTATCACTTGATGAGCAAAAAGAAGTTCTTCTAGATGCAGTTGATGGCAATGGGTACGATGACGCTTTTTTGATGATCAGCGTTGCACCGTTAGCAACTTTAGCAGACTCCCTGCTCAATCCTGATGGGTGCTTAAATCAGTTTGCAGGCCCGATGAAAAAAGACTTTTCTGCGTCTGTAAATTTCTACAACATCCACTATAATTTTACTCATTTTGTTGGCACATCAGGTGGTGACGCAGACAATGAAGCAGAAGCAGCTAAGCTAATTGCCGAGAAAAAGCTGGACGTTTCCAAAGTTATTACCCATGTTATGGGCTTAAACGATGCAGCTGAGACAACAATGAATCAACCTGAAATTGGCGGTGGCAAAAAGTTGGTGTACAGTGGTAAAAAATTTGACCGAATAGAATTAGCCAAAGTAGACCCCACGACCGACCTAGGAAAGATTCTGGCCAAGCATGACGGCTTGTGGTCAAAAGAAGCAGAGGATTGGATTCTGACAAACGAACCCGACTATGATGCGTAG
- a CDS encoding BglG family transcription antiterminator: MNEKIKQLLDILLQQKDYLTALQLSEMLGVTERSIRNYVRTLNSSETQGPLIISSNKGYRIQRDLYNESIENRLFAEDDAELLFRIAFILVSHVSFITFDDLAMQLNYSVESIRSKVQVLFSKIHDMNLNVALESRIFTGIRILGAENQKRLLLEQLIPIGKIVKGDLTDSTFKLLNGVCDKQTIEKEIVSIDTVFSQHHTTMDFIVYAKIICHMVIAISRYRENHPINSSEVKDSNKDHPEFQLASSLLARAPTAISNKAEIMALTNYLIAMPLNTPGSFVPNMNVLQRGQLESSLKRAESYYGIPLYSNESYRNQIINHIMRLLDPIEESIPVFNPYSQKTKREYLFAYSIACFLYDELQNDFDIQAPESEIAYLAIHIQLVLTEETKSTIRTELVFQGKKAEGELFRYKIQTYFPRIDIGVVTTAMDLADISKYQLIIRCGFQESDDQVNDKIIEISKALNTNDIARIQNFIETVGTMSLIQKLDYHHMNESSSMDAIAYLLKKSGYFNLFPYFKKRESMSSTDIGHLVAMPHPFLKGSETAAKVIVGINKTAISWGRQKVRLVVIYIPAADLKTNKNFFNDVYEHTNNLAEVHALLETKTKREFIEVWNRKGDYSNAL, from the coding sequence ATGAACGAGAAGATTAAACAGTTGCTTGACATCTTATTACAGCAAAAAGATTACCTTACTGCCTTGCAACTATCTGAAATGTTGGGGGTTACAGAGAGGAGTATTCGGAACTATGTGAGAACTTTAAACAGTAGTGAGACACAAGGGCCTCTGATTATTTCCTCTAACAAGGGGTACCGGATACAAAGAGACTTGTATAACGAAAGTATAGAAAATCGGTTATTCGCTGAGGATGATGCAGAATTGCTCTTTAGAATTGCTTTTATTCTAGTGAGCCATGTTTCTTTCATTACGTTCGATGACCTTGCAATGCAATTAAATTATTCTGTCGAAAGTATTCGCAGTAAGGTTCAGGTGCTGTTCTCCAAAATTCATGATATGAACCTTAACGTTGCGTTGGAGTCGCGAATCTTTACAGGTATTCGGATTTTAGGGGCAGAAAATCAAAAACGATTGCTTTTAGAACAACTAATACCAATTGGAAAAATTGTTAAGGGAGATTTAACCGATTCTACTTTTAAATTGTTAAATGGGGTGTGTGATAAGCAAACGATTGAGAAAGAAATTGTTAGTATAGACACGGTTTTCTCTCAGCACCATACAACAATGGATTTCATTGTATACGCGAAGATTATCTGTCACATGGTCATTGCGATAAGCCGTTACAGAGAAAATCATCCGATCAATAGTTCAGAAGTTAAAGATAGCAACAAGGACCATCCTGAATTTCAATTGGCTTCTTCTTTATTAGCAAGAGCCCCAACAGCAATAAGTAACAAAGCTGAAATAATGGCGCTTACCAACTATCTGATTGCCATGCCATTAAATACCCCAGGTTCGTTCGTGCCAAATATGAATGTGCTACAGCGTGGTCAATTGGAAAGTTCACTGAAAAGAGCAGAAAGCTATTACGGCATTCCGCTATATTCTAATGAAAGTTATCGGAACCAAATCATAAATCATATTATGAGACTTCTAGATCCAATCGAAGAAAGTATACCGGTATTTAATCCATATTCTCAAAAAACAAAGAGAGAATATCTGTTTGCCTATTCGATTGCTTGTTTTCTTTACGATGAGCTGCAAAACGATTTTGATATACAAGCACCTGAATCGGAGATAGCCTATCTCGCAATTCATATTCAACTTGTCTTAACTGAGGAGACCAAGAGCACAATTCGGACAGAATTAGTTTTCCAAGGCAAGAAGGCAGAAGGAGAATTGTTTCGATATAAGATCCAGACATATTTTCCAAGGATAGATATTGGGGTAGTCACAACGGCAATGGATTTAGCTGATATATCGAAGTATCAATTGATCATAAGATGTGGGTTTCAAGAGTCGGATGACCAGGTAAACGATAAGATAATAGAAATTAGCAAAGCATTGAACACTAATGATATAGCCAGAATTCAAAATTTTATTGAGACAGTTGGTACGATGTCTCTGATTCAGAAGCTTGACTATCATCATATGAATGAGTCTTCGAGTATGGATGCGATAGCATATTTATTGAAAAAATCAGGGTACTTTAACCTTTTCCCGTATTTTAAAAAGAGGGAATCAATGTCATCTACTGATATTGGACATCTTGTAGCTATGCCTCACCCCTTTTTAAAGGGTTCGGAGACAGCTGCCAAAGTCATCGTAGGAATTAATAAGACAGCAATTTCTTGGGGACGCCAAAAGGTTAGATTGGTTGTGATATACATTCCCGCGGCTGATCTTAAAACAAACAAAAACTTTTTTAATGATGTTTATGAACACACCAATAACTTGGCTGAAGTTCATGCCTTATTAGAGACTAAGACAAAGCGAGAGTTCATCGAGGTTTGGAATAGAAAAGGAGATTATTCGAATGCTTTATAA
- a CDS encoding FGGY-family carbohydrate kinase has protein sequence MSKKYLMGIDNGGTSTKAAIYDMDGHELEKTTVNTKMLTPHPFFTERDMNELWKANIYVIKQTLEKSHIDPRNISGIACTGHGNGLYLVDDKGNAVRNGIISTDDRAAAYVKKWLADPYYENEIRPKTYQTVWSSQPVALLAWLQDNEPEVFERTKYIFMIPDLIRFWLTGDAHFEITNASGTSMLNINTKKFDQDLFKFFGIERWMAKLPPLANSTDHCGSISRKIASETGLVEGTPCSGGVFDIAASALSTGLVHRHKLGIVTGTWSINEYITNKPKVVKDLFMTSIYPIADRWLITEASPTSASNLEWFINTFMNKEKRAAEDAGFSIYEYCNKLVASTKPQDSDLLFFPFIFGGNAVPNASAGFVGATKYHDLKYFVRAVYEGVVFSHMYHIEKLRRIDGHLDGAARIAGGITNSQVWLQIFANVLKQPLELVNVKENGTLGTAMTAGVMTGDFKSVEDAANHMVHISRTILPQPEFEDVYQKKYECYKKALTNMEPVWNGLQTV, from the coding sequence ATGTCAAAAAAATATTTGATGGGTATCGATAATGGTGGAACGAGTACAAAAGCTGCCATTTATGATATGGATGGTCATGAGCTAGAAAAGACTACTGTTAATACAAAAATGTTGACTCCGCATCCGTTCTTTACAGAGCGTGATATGAACGAACTTTGGAAAGCTAATATCTATGTTATAAAACAAACACTCGAAAAGTCGCACATTGATCCTAGAAATATATCGGGAATAGCATGTACTGGACATGGAAACGGCCTGTATCTGGTTGATGATAAAGGAAATGCTGTTCGTAATGGCATTATTTCTACCGATGATCGGGCCGCCGCTTATGTGAAAAAGTGGCTAGCGGATCCTTACTATGAAAACGAGATTCGTCCCAAGACTTATCAAACAGTTTGGTCTTCACAGCCAGTCGCGCTTTTGGCCTGGTTGCAAGATAACGAACCTGAAGTATTTGAACGAACCAAATACATCTTCATGATTCCGGACCTCATTCGGTTTTGGTTAACGGGCGATGCACATTTTGAGATTACTAATGCATCTGGAACAAGCATGTTAAATATCAATACGAAAAAGTTTGATCAGGATTTGTTCAAGTTCTTTGGGATTGAACGATGGATGGCTAAGCTGCCACCGCTAGCAAACTCTACCGATCATTGCGGTAGTATATCAAGAAAAATCGCAAGTGAAACAGGTCTTGTCGAGGGAACTCCGTGTTCGGGTGGGGTATTCGATATTGCGGCTTCCGCGTTGTCAACAGGATTGGTGCACCGTCACAAACTTGGAATTGTAACCGGAACTTGGTCAATCAACGAGTACATTACGAACAAGCCTAAAGTTGTCAAAGACTTATTTATGACTTCAATTTATCCGATAGCAGATCGTTGGTTGATTACGGAAGCCAGTCCCACATCAGCTAGTAACTTAGAATGGTTCATCAATACTTTCATGAATAAGGAGAAGAGGGCTGCAGAGGATGCGGGATTTTCAATATACGAGTATTGCAACAAGCTTGTTGCAAGCACAAAACCACAGGATAGTGATTTACTATTTTTCCCCTTTATCTTTGGTGGTAATGCGGTACCGAATGCTAGTGCTGGTTTTGTGGGAGCTACAAAATATCACGATCTTAAATATTTTGTTCGTGCAGTTTATGAGGGCGTTGTCTTTTCGCATATGTATCACATTGAAAAGTTACGAAGAATTGATGGGCATTTAGACGGTGCTGCTCGTATTGCTGGCGGGATCACCAACTCTCAAGTTTGGTTGCAGATTTTTGCAAATGTCTTAAAGCAGCCTTTAGAACTTGTTAACGTGAAAGAAAATGGAACTCTTGGGACTGCTATGACAGCGGGGGTCATGACAGGAGACTTTAAGAGCGTTGAGGATGCGGCAAACCACATGGTGCATATTAGCCGAACAATTCTTCCTCAACCCGAGTTTGAAGATGTTTATCAAAAGAAATATGAATGTTATAAGAAAGCATTGACAAACATGGAACCTGTTTGGAATGGACTACAGACGGTTTGA
- a CDS encoding PTS fructose transporter subunit IIABC, translating to MRIDELIDIKNIDTSIEPMTKDQVIDRMISKLSQNGYVQDADVFRKAIYQRENEISTAVGYGVAIPHARTRAVERSTIAVFRDLAGVQWGQEKVNLVFMIAAEESASDEHLKMLSKISTFLMDESFRARLITAADPNEIYQILVQEDAKKDTEANISNARESAGKYLIGISACMTGIAHTYMAAEALANEAKKRGMRAKIQTNGSTGVENRLTSKDIEEADAIVVAHDVKVDTTVFGGKPFLDVPVKRAIDQPGSVVDQALEKDTTSSKSTPTHKNLESALGKETKSEEELTGSGKFARAFYTHIMSGVSYMIPFVVVGGIFIAISFMFGIYASDPKSDQYNIWAAFFNEIGGNAAFKLYVPILGGFISWSIADKAGLAPGMIGGMMAVNGGSGFLGGMVAGFLAGYVTRFIVKKTQNVPHSYKGIMAVLVIPLIATFIVGLVMFFLLNTPMSNMIRFLTNWLKSMTGVNAFLMGALLAGMMASDMGGPINKTASAFGLAMFASKIYGPSAALMVGGMVPPLGIALATVLFKRKFTIQEREAGKANWVLGASFITEGAIPFAAADPLRVIPANIIGGAVGGAICMASSITLQAPHGGIFVIPIACNKPLLYIGCILIGTIITALILGFTKKNLSEQQMKQQMAAGII from the coding sequence ATGCGTATTGATGAACTAATTGATATCAAAAATATTGACACTAGCATTGAACCGATGACAAAAGATCAAGTCATTGACCGGATGATCAGTAAACTAAGCCAGAATGGTTATGTCCAAGATGCAGACGTATTCAGAAAAGCTATTTATCAACGTGAAAATGAAATTTCAACTGCAGTTGGATATGGCGTTGCAATTCCCCATGCCCGAACCAGAGCAGTCGAAAGATCAACAATTGCTGTCTTTAGAGATCTTGCAGGTGTTCAATGGGGCCAGGAAAAAGTTAATTTAGTGTTTATGATTGCAGCTGAGGAGAGCGCTTCGGATGAACACTTGAAGATGTTGTCAAAGATTTCAACTTTTTTAATGGATGAAAGCTTTCGAGCTAGATTGATAACTGCAGCTGACCCTAATGAAATATACCAGATTCTTGTCCAAGAGGATGCTAAGAAAGATACTGAAGCCAACATTTCAAATGCGCGAGAATCTGCTGGGAAATATCTTATTGGGATTAGCGCCTGCATGACTGGAATCGCACATACGTATATGGCAGCCGAGGCACTTGCTAATGAAGCCAAAAAAAGGGGGATGCGCGCCAAGATTCAAACTAATGGTTCGACTGGTGTTGAGAATAGACTAACTTCAAAGGACATTGAAGAAGCCGATGCAATTGTTGTGGCTCATGACGTAAAAGTTGACACCACGGTTTTTGGTGGGAAGCCTTTCTTAGATGTTCCCGTAAAACGAGCTATTGATCAGCCCGGCTCAGTGGTTGATCAAGCTTTAGAAAAAGATACGACAAGTTCAAAATCTACTCCAACGCATAAGAACCTTGAATCCGCCTTAGGGAAAGAAACTAAGTCTGAAGAAGAGTTGACTGGTAGCGGTAAATTTGCTCGTGCTTTCTACACGCACATCATGAGTGGTGTGTCGTATATGATTCCATTTGTTGTCGTTGGTGGTATTTTTATCGCAATTTCCTTCATGTTTGGTATCTACGCATCAGATCCTAAGAGCGATCAGTATAATATCTGGGCAGCATTTTTCAATGAAATCGGTGGTAATGCGGCTTTTAAACTTTATGTTCCGATTCTTGGCGGCTTCATCTCATGGAGTATTGCGGATAAAGCAGGTTTAGCGCCTGGTATGATCGGCGGCATGATGGCTGTTAATGGTGGATCAGGCTTCTTAGGGGGCATGGTCGCTGGTTTCCTGGCCGGATATGTTACTCGATTCATTGTCAAAAAGACACAGAATGTTCCTCACTCATATAAAGGGATTATGGCAGTATTAGTTATCCCGCTCATAGCAACCTTTATTGTGGGGCTTGTTATGTTTTTCCTTCTGAATACACCAATGTCGAATATGATAAGGTTCCTGACAAATTGGCTAAAATCCATGACGGGCGTCAACGCTTTCTTGATGGGAGCACTTCTAGCTGGAATGATGGCATCTGATATGGGTGGTCCTATCAATAAGACCGCTTCAGCTTTTGGACTTGCTATGTTCGCTTCAAAAATCTATGGGCCTTCAGCAGCCTTGATGGTCGGTGGCATGGTGCCTCCGCTCGGAATTGCACTCGCAACTGTTTTGTTTAAGCGAAAGTTTACAATCCAAGAGCGCGAGGCGGGTAAAGCTAATTGGGTATTAGGGGCAAGCTTCATTACAGAAGGGGCAATCCCGTTTGCAGCAGCTGATCCGCTGAGGGTGATTCCGGCAAATATTATTGGTGGTGCAGTTGGTGGCGCAATCTGCATGGCGTCAAGCATTACGTTGCAAGCACCCCACGGCGGAATCTTTGTTATCCCAATTGCCTGCAATAAGCCACTTCTTTATATTGGCTGCATTCTAATCGGAACAATTATAACAGCGCTTATCTTGGGCTTTACCAAAAAGAATTTGAGCGAACAGCAAATGAAGCAACAGATGGCAGCAGGTATTATCTGA